The genomic window TGATATTGGTCGTTCATTTGATGACGATAATGTTGCACCTTATTAAAAATTATTAAAATTTTTGTTTAACCTATAATATTTTTATTTTAAAAGGTTAAATCAATTAACTTTACAAAATATTATTCTTAAATAAGAACACAACTATATATGTTCAGGTTTCAAAACATATTAATATTATTTGTTATAATATTATGCCTTACATCAAGGGTAAATGCTTCATATGTTTTGATTCCAATGGACGAAAGCCAGAAAAATCATTTGAAAGCATATGGAATAACTTACTGGATGCTACAAAACGGAATGGAAGTTCAGTGGTTATTAAATTACAGAGGGGGAAGTTTTTTAGTTGTAAATCATAAGGAAATACAGGATGAATGTACTATCAGAGGAGTAACAATTGAAGTTATTGCTGATGGTCAGGCAGGAAATATTCTTGCAGAGATTTCTACACCTGAAGTAAATATGGATGTGATAAAACTTGAGAAAGCACCCAAAATTGCAGTTTACGCCCCTCCTAACAAATTACCATGGGACGATGCAGTAATGCTAGTTCTAACATATGCCGAAATACCATATGATATTGTTTATGATGAAGAAATTATTCGAGGCGATTTAAGTAAATACGATTGGCTTCATTTACACCACGAAGATTTTACCGGACAATACGGAAAATTCTGGGGAGCTTACCAAAATGCACAATGGTATAAAGATGATGTTGCCAGAAATGAGGAGAATGCAAAGAAATTCGGTTTTACAAAAGTTTCTGAATTAAAACTATTTGTTGATAAAACAATAAAACAATATGTAAATAACGGGGGATTTCTTTTTGCCATGTGTTCGGCAACTGACTCGTACGATATTGCTTTAGCAGCTGAAGGTACAGATATTTGCGACTCTCCATTTGATGGTGATCCTATGGATGCAAATGCACAAAATAAATTAGATTACGAAAGATCTTTAGCTTTTAAAGATTTTACTATCAGCAAAAATCCATACGAATACGAATTCTCAAATATAGATGTATCTACTACCAGAAAAGTAGCTAAAGACGATGACTATTTTACACTTTTTGAATTCTCTGCAAAATGGGATCCTGTACCTTCTATGCTTTGCCAGAATCATGAAAATATGATTAAAGGTTTTATGGGACAAACAACCGCATTTAATAAAGATGTTATAAAGTCAAGTGTTTTAATAATGGGCGAAAATAAATCTGCTAACGAAGCAAGGTATGTTCATGGTGAACTTGGAAAAGGTACATGGACTTTTTTTGGTGGTCACGACCCTGAAGATTTTCAGCATTTTGTTTACGATCCTCCAACTAATCTTGATTTATGCCCAAATTCTCCTGGTTATAGATTAATTCTTAACAACGTGCTTTTTCCTGCTGCAAAAAAGAAAAAGTTGAAGACTTAAGATAACCAAAAACTTCAACTGAATTTATTTAGGGGTCTCGATTCTATTAGTTATTATTAAAGACCAAATACTTAAACAATTTACCGCTCTGCCGCGGCAGAGTACAGTATGACGATATAATTAAAACTTTTATTTAAAGTATTTCCAACAACTCCTTTATATCTGAAATCTCATAATTTGGTTTGCAATCTGTTTTAACATTTTGCGGATTAAAATAAACTTGATCGATACTACAATTTTTAGCTCCTTCGATATCTGCTTTTGCATCATCTCCGATCATTAAACAAGATTTAGGATCGACTTTTAATTCAGATAAAACATAATGAAAAAATATTTCTGAAGGCTTCATTCTACCGGCTTCCTCACTTGTAAAAACTCTTTCAAAATATTGCTCCAAATTACATTGCTTTACTTTTATATACTGAACTTCTTTAAAACCATTTGTTAGTATATATTGTTTATAATTTAAACTTAAAGTTGCTAGAGTTTCAAGTGTATTAGGATAAAGCTTCGTTTTAAGCGGACTTTGTTCAATATATATATCCCCTAATTTTTGTGCCAGTTCCTTATCATCACAATTATACTGAAACAAAGTTTTATAAAATCGTGTCCATCTTAATATGTCCTTTGTTATAATCCCTTGTCGGTATTGTTCCCACAAATCGTTATTAATTTCGTGATAAGCCCTTGAGAATGTAAAGAAATTGCCAAAGTATACTTTTAACCCAAACTCTTCGTATATTTCTGTTAATACTTCAGCGGTATTAGCTTCAAAATCCCATAATGTTCTATCAAGATCGAAAAACAAATGAGTGTACTTTTTCATTAAAAATATTTAGAATGCAAAAATAAGAAAAATAAAAAAAGCGAGAGTTACCTCCCGCTTTAAATGTTTTATATTAAAAAGCCATAATTATAAACAACGTGCTTAAAATATAATCACTACTATTTTATCGATGTAAGCACATTATATCCCATCAATTTTCCTTTACTATCGTAGGTTTCTGAACGAACAACACCAACCTCTTTTGCAATCCAATCAATACCTTTAGATTGAACTTTAAACATCATTTTTGTTTCAACATCATAAGATATTTTAAAACAATCAAAAGTTCCGGCCGGAGTTGTAATTTTTTCTGAAGCTTCTACTTTTCTGTTGGTAATATCCACTGTCATATTAAGTAAATTCATTCCCTGATTTGATACAGACATTTGCACACTACCAGGAGAAAGAGTTTTACCAACTGCTAATGTAGATGACATATCCAGATTAGTAGCCGTAAAGCTTACCTGCATATCTTTATATGCCGACATTGTTGCAGGATCAATTAAATTCTTCATGTCAAAGAAAAACACACCATTCTTACATTCAAAAGTAAGATCTCTGCTTCCAACCAACTTATCTTTATCATCGTAAGACTCAGAGTTAACAGTAATAGCAACATCACTACCTGTCACTTTTTTAGATAAAATAGTTTGTTTATCGGTACTCTGAATTTTATCCTTAGCATTATAATGCTTTACTTCTGTTTTTGTACCTTCTTTTACAGGGCAATAAAAAACACAATCCTGAGAGAAAGATTGAAATGCAAATCCTGCAATCGCTAAAATTAAAATAATTTTTTTCATTTTTTTGTCCAGTTTTTTAGTTCACCATTAATAAATTCTAAATTATAATCACTATAAATCCATTGTTCTTTTACTCCATCATTTGTATTACTTGAATTCTTTGAATTTGGCTTACCAATACTTTCTAGTACCATTCCATAACTCATTCCCTGCCACAATTCACCATTTACAATTTTTATTGCTTTTTCTTTACCATAAAGTTTTAATAATTTCTGAAAACGAGGATCACTTTCGTTTACTGTTCTAATAATAGTAGTTGTTGATGTATTCTGCTTAACAGTTTCTTTTCCAGCCAGAAAATCATCAATCTGCTGATTTTGCTCGATTGTTGAATAACTTAAATAACCTGTTTGCCCTTTGTATGAAACTTTAAAATAAAGATTTTGTTGACTTCTGAAAACATTTATTGTTTCGTTACCAGGAATAGACACAATAGTTTTTCCTGTTGAAGAAGGAGCATCACGAAGAATAGCCCCACCCGACATTACTTTTGCAACAATAAAATCTTCCTGAACATTAGTATTAAAACCAGGCATAGCAGCTTTTTTTGCTTCAAGTCCATCAATCTTAACTTTTACATCGTGTAACTGATCTTGCAAATCTTTAATTTTTATCTGAATGTTTTTTCTTAAACCATTTAAACTGTCAAGTTGTTTATTTATTTGGGTTAATGTCTGTGCATTGCCCAGACAACCAATAAATAATGCTAATATTAACAATACATGTTTTATCATATAAAACTAAATTTATTTCAAAGTTAATTCTTTTAAGAAAAAACAAAGATATATAACATAAAAAAAATAAAACCCAAAGCAGATAAATAAACGTATAAAGGAAGATAAATTATAAATTGATTAATTTTGCTATCTTAATTTTTGTAAATGTTTAAGGGGAGATTTAAATTTTATTTGCTGGTAATTATTCATATAGCTTTAATTAGTTTTAATTCTTCAGTATATTCTCAAATTAAATTAAAATTCATTAAAGATCACGATAAAGCAATTATTACAACCATTTTTTCTCCTGATAATAAAAATATTGCTTGCTTAACTGCCGATAAAACAATAAAAATTTACAATTCTCAAACAGGTGAATTAATAAAAGTTCTTGACGATAAAGGTGAAGGAGATGTAAGTATTGCATATAGTCCCGATTCAAAGTATATTGTTTGTGGAAGCTGGGATAAAACAGTAAAAATATGGGATGTAGAAAAAGGAAAAGTTTTAAGAAAACTTTTAGGTCATACTCAGGCTACCAGAAGTGTTTGTTTTAATAACGACGGAAAATTTATAGCAAGTGCAGGTTGGGGAGATATTATTAAGATATGGTACACACCAACTGGCGTTAATCTTAGAAATTTTAAAGGTCATAATCAATGTATCAGATCTATTTCATTTAGCCCAAATGGTTTGTATCTGGCAAGTTGTGGCTACGACTTACAGTTAAAAGTCTGGAATTTATCAGTTGGAACCGAAGTCTTTTCAATAAAGGCAGCTGATTTCCCTATTGAAACTTTAAGCTATAGTCCTGATGGAAAATACATAGCAACTGCAGGTTTAGAAAATTCAATTAAAATTTGGGATGCTGCAAATGGCTCACTTGTTAAAATCTTAAAAGGTCATAACGACGCTGTTTATTCTATTGCATTTAGCCCTGATGGGAAATATCTGGTAAGCGGAGGAAGCGATAACATTATAAAAATATGGAAAATTGATCAGGGAATATCAGTTTTTGATTTAAAAGGACATAGCCTCGGAATAAGGACTGTAGCATTCTCAGACGATGGAAAATTAATTGCATCTGGTGCAATTGATAAAACAATGAGAGTTTGGGATGCTTCATTCTTAGGAATTATACCAATACAAAATAATCCTGAATTTAGTCCTAACATAAAAAATGAAAACATAATTTCATGGAATCAACCTACAGAAAACCCTTCAATTTCTTTTTCAAGGCATGCTACTGTTATTGCACAAATAAACGATATGACTTTTAAAAATATTCAGTTCTTTTTAAATAAAACAGAATACACAAAACTTGAAAATAATATTCCGGTAGTTGTTAAACCTATATCAGTAAAAGTAACACAAGACAAAAAGACAGAGGTTAGTTATGACGTTTATTTAGATTATACTGAAAATGAAATTCAGCTATTTGCAGAAAACTCTGATCATAGTAGCTATGTATTTTCAAAACCACTATTTATTAAATTCTTTGATTTAAGTGAATATATTAAAAACACAAACTTTATTTCGCTTATTATCAGTCCAGATAAATACAACGATAAAAAATTTAATTCAGATTTTCAGAAAGACAAACCAGATATTTTTCAGGGGATAATTAAAACTCAGGAAAATAAATTATATAATTCGGTTACAAATACATATCCCACAAGCATTACTTCACTTTCAAACAATAATATATGCAAAACTATAGATTCACTTGCATTAAATTCTAAGAAGCAGGATTTGCTTTCAGTATCAGTTTCGGGCATATTCGTTAAGAATTCCGAAAATAAAGTGTATTTTGTTAGCCCTGATGCAGAATTTAAAAACTGTGATACAAGTCTTTTAGACATGGAAGTTCTAAGTAATTATTTAAATAAAACTTCCGCATTTACTGTTATGTTTATTAATGCTTCAAAAACTTTAAAAAACTACCCCGAAGGATATTCAGCTGCTAATGAAACAGAAATATATAATTCTGTTTTAAAAAGCATAAGAAGTAAAAAAGATTATGCAGTTTTAGTTATTTCATCCACCGAACAGCTAAAATTGTTTGAAATATTAGCAAATAGTTTTCATCCATACAATGATTTAGATAACAATAATATTATTGACTTAGAGGAAATTAATACTTTTTTTAAAAAATTATATAAAATTCAATATCAATACAAAGGACGTTATTTTCCATTCTTCATAAATAATACTCCAAATTAATTTATATAATTTAGAATAACTATTTTAAACTTTCTTACGTAATAAGAACAGAATTTAAAAAGTACTTAGCAATTATGCATTTTACCTGTTTATAGAAATAATATTATGCAGGAGAAAAAGAATCAGGAAGAATTAGAAATTGAAAACAAAAAGCTAAAGGTCGAAATTGAACGACTCCGGCAATATGTTTCGTTACCCAGCTATGAAAGAAGAGCAATCTTAGAAGTTTATAAAAGATTTGCCAGCAATAGCCTTAGTCCAATTACATTATCCGACGATAATGAAAATATTTTATACGCAAACCCGGCATTCTGTAAGCTTTTGGATTATCCTATGGACGAAATGGTTTCTAAAAATCTTAGGCAATTTACAAACCGTGTTGAATTTTCTACTTATCAGGTAAATACTTATCTGCGAAAAAAAGGAATAGCAGGGCTATATGAAAGTATATTAATAAAAAAAGACGAGAGCGAAATTAACGTACAGCTTTCTGCCTCTCCCGTTTTTAATGACGAAAATGTTTTGATTTGCATTATGACTATTTACACAGATTTAACAAGGTTTTGCAAGAATAACGAGTTGCCAATTCAAAAATCTGAAAATTTATAACAAATAATGTCTGATAAGGTTATTCCACAAAAGGGTAAACCTTTTAATTTGTTACAAAATAAAAAAAAGCCGCAATTAACAATTTGGCATAAGCTCTTATTTTTAAGTCCAATTTTTGCAATTATTCTTATTTTTAAAGTTAATGAATGGTATAGTGAATATCAACTTAAAAATAATGGAACAGATACATATGCAACAATCACTAAAATAAGCAGTGCCGGAGTTCGCGATCCTTCAGAAGTTGAGAATGTAGAATTTAGTTTTCGGTATAACGACTCAATTATTTTTGGCTATACAATTGCAAAAACAAATAGTAATTATGCATTAGCAGATAATGGAATGCCATTATCTATTGGCGACGAATTTATTGTGAAATATGTTATAGATAATCCTGAAATTTATAAAGTAAATTATTACAAACCATCTAAAACTACTATTAAAAGCTATATTGCTTTAACAACTATGTCGATTTCGTTACTTAACATCTTTCCAAAAAGTGAAAAACAAATAGCACAATGCAATTGTCTGGCAAATAAAATATATGAGAAATATGGGACAGATGGTCTTGCTACGATTTTTTTCAATGATGAATTAGTTGTAGAAAACATTATGCACAACTCATTAGCATATAAAAATTTTATTTCTAAAAAAGAAATTACAGATTTAATAAAATTTTGCGAAGAATAATTTTTTATTTTCTTGCATCCTGAACCGGTACCTGTTGATTACCCTGATAAGCAACAACAAAAGCATCAGGAAATTTGGAAGTTATGTTTGCCTGATCTTTCAATGCTTCATCCAGAGTATTATAACGACCTAAAGTATATTTGTATCTGCCATTAACAATAATCTCTTCAACATTTTTTTCACCCTTAAATTCCTTAGAATTAGGAGATATTTGTTTATTTGCTGAACGAATCTGAATTTTGTATATAACTGAATTATCAGATGTAGTCCCACCACTATTTGAACTATTGTTACGATCCCGTTTCTTTATTTTATTTCCATTTTCGTCGACTATTGTTGTTTTCCCAAAATCAAAAAGACTAAAATGTAAATATCGTTTTGGATTTTCTCTTAAGTCTTGCATTAACCTGTCTAAATTCCTTGAAGCATTCTCAAGATTTCTATATAAAGTATCGTTATTAATTAACAAGCCAAAAGAACCTTCACCTCTGTTTATTTTACCAAGAATATTGTTAGCATGATTAAGAGCACTATTTGCAGTAACAATAGTTTGTTTAATATCTGCCTTTTTAAGAGAATCGCTAATACTTGAGAAATTCTCTAAAATTAAAGCTATTTTTTCGTTATTATTTTTAAGGTTTGAGGTTATTGACTCAATATTTGCAAAAATTCTTGCTAGTACATATTTTTCATTTTGCATTAAAGTATCAAGAGAAATTGAAGTTCTTTCAAGATTTCTAATTGTTTCTTTTATGCTTGCAAAAGTTTTAGATAAATTATCGCGTGTATTTTCATTAAAAATATTTTGAACAACAGACATAACAGAGTCAATTGACAACATAAGCTCTTCTGCTTTTGTCTTTAATGGCATCATTTGAGCACTTACCTGAGCTTTTAAATCTTGCTCAATCTTTGACATTAAAGTATCACCCGATTTATAATATTTTTTATTACGAGTAAGATTTAACCTTATTGCTTTACTTCCCATCAAATCTGCACTATAAATTTCTGCTATACTTGAATCGGGAATTTTATACCCTTCATCAACAAGCATTTTTACAATAATTCTGTTTAATGAATCATGCAAAAAATTTATTTCAGTAACCAACCCAACTTTTAATCCATTAATCAATACCGGACTTGATTCGTCCATTCCATCAACCCTATCGTAAATTACATAATAAGTACTTCTATTTTCAAAAAGATTTTTTCCTTTTAAAAATTGAAATCCCCAAATGGCTATTCCAATGGTAAGTAAAACCAATACTCCTACTTTTACTTCGTTTGATATTTTAAATGCCATTTATAATTTAAAAAGTCTAAAATTAATTCTTTGTTTGCTTGATTGCTTCATTAACTGGTATTTTTTTTCCACCTTTTAATGCAATAACAAATGCATCAGGATATTGCGATTTAATATCTTTCTGGATTTTTGAAATTTCTTCGAAAGTTGTTGATTTACCATATGTATATTTATAACATCCATCAATATTTATTTCCTCTACACCTATAAGTCCTTTAAACTTTTCAGTTTTATTATCAAGTCTTTTTACTGAAGAAATAATTTGTACTCTGAAAAATAATGTATCGTTTGCAGCCTGATTAATTAAGTTTTCTGCTGACTGTTGAAAACTATTATTATTTGTTGTATTTATATTAGTTTTAGTTGTATCAATAACTTCTTTAATTTGCACATCATCTCCGGTTTCAGATTTTAAATTTCCTTCCATTTCATTTTTATATGCTTTAAATGCCCTATAAATAGCCGAAGCCATTAAATTCTGATTTGTATCATTTAATAAGTATTTAGCTTCATCAGCATTACTTAAAAACCCAACTTCAGTCAAAATACTTGGCATAGACGTTTTCCAAAGTACCAGAAAACCAGCTTGTTTAACACCACGATCAGACCTCCCTACTCTTTTGGTAAATTGTTCCTGAATTTTTGATGCAAGATTTAAACTCTGATCAAGATGTGCATTCTGGTAAAGTGAAAAAATAATAAATGCTTCCGGACTATGTGGATCAAATCCCTCATACTGATTTTGATAATTATCTTCTTTAGTTATTACAGAGTTTTCTGTCATAGCAACATCCAGATTTCCCTGAGTTTTATGTAAACCCATAACATATGTTTCTGTACCAAATGGATCTGTTTTTTTACTACTATTTACATGAATGCAAATAAAAATATCTGCTTTATTAGTGTTGGCAATCTGAGCTCGCTTGAATAATTCAATAAAAACATCAGTTTTTCTTGTATAAACAACTTTTACATCCTTAAAATTAGTTTGGATATAATTACCTAATTTTAAAGCAATAGCAAGTGTAATATCTTTTTCTTTACCATTATTACAGACTGCACCTGGATCTTTTCCACCGTGTCCGGCATCGATTACAACAGTTTTAATACGGAACTTATTTTCATCGTTTTGCCCAAATGATTGAAAATTAATGAAAATTAACAATATGAGCAAACCCGCACAAGTTGCGGTAGTTCTGTAAATCAAGTTTAAATGGCCTAAAGCCTGCATCAAATTTTTTGATTAGTTTTGAAGTTTATTTAAAAACGACATTTTGCACAAAAATAATACATTCATACGAAAATCTACGCATATTATTTTTGCAACAATATTGCTAATATTATTGGCAAATATTGCATATTGTCAGGTAATTGTACCAAATGATACTGTTGT from Bacteroidia bacterium includes these protein-coding regions:
- a CDS encoding asparagine synthetase B — encoded protein: MFRFQNILILFVIILCLTSRVNASYVLIPMDESQKNHLKAYGITYWMLQNGMEVQWLLNYRGGSFLVVNHKEIQDECTIRGVTIEVIADGQAGNILAEISTPEVNMDVIKLEKAPKIAVYAPPNKLPWDDAVMLVLTYAEIPYDIVYDEEIIRGDLSKYDWLHLHHEDFTGQYGKFWGAYQNAQWYKDDVARNEENAKKFGFTKVSELKLFVDKTIKQYVNNGGFLFAMCSATDSYDIALAAEGTDICDSPFDGDPMDANAQNKLDYERSLAFKDFTISKNPYEYEFSNIDVSTTRKVAKDDDYFTLFEFSAKWDPVPSMLCQNHENMIKGFMGQTTAFNKDVIKSSVLIMGENKSANEARYVHGELGKGTWTFFGGHDPEDFQHFVYDPPTNLDLCPNSPGYRLILNNVLFPAAKKKKLKT
- a CDS encoding WD40 repeat domain-containing protein — translated: MFKGRFKFYLLVIIHIALISFNSSVYSQIKLKFIKDHDKAIITTIFSPDNKNIACLTADKTIKIYNSQTGELIKVLDDKGEGDVSIAYSPDSKYIVCGSWDKTVKIWDVEKGKVLRKLLGHTQATRSVCFNNDGKFIASAGWGDIIKIWYTPTGVNLRNFKGHNQCIRSISFSPNGLYLASCGYDLQLKVWNLSVGTEVFSIKAADFPIETLSYSPDGKYIATAGLENSIKIWDAANGSLVKILKGHNDAVYSIAFSPDGKYLVSGGSDNIIKIWKIDQGISVFDLKGHSLGIRTVAFSDDGKLIASGAIDKTMRVWDASFLGIIPIQNNPEFSPNIKNENIISWNQPTENPSISFSRHATVIAQINDMTFKNIQFFLNKTEYTKLENNIPVVVKPISVKVTQDKKTEVSYDVYLDYTENEIQLFAENSDHSSYVFSKPLFIKFFDLSEYIKNTNFISLIISPDKYNDKKFNSDFQKDKPDIFQGIIKTQENKLYNSVTNTYPTSITSLSNNNICKTIDSLALNSKKQDLLSVSVSGIFVKNSENKVYFVSPDAEFKNCDTSLLDMEVLSNYLNKTSAFTVMFINASKTLKNYPEGYSAANETEIYNSVLKSIRSKKDYAVLVISSTEQLKLFEILANSFHPYNDLDNNNIIDLEEINTFFKKLYKIQYQYKGRYFPFFINNTPN
- a CDS encoding noncanonical pyrimidine nucleotidase, YjjG family — translated: MKKYTHLFFDLDRTLWDFEANTAEVLTEIYEEFGLKVYFGNFFTFSRAYHEINNDLWEQYRQGIITKDILRWTRFYKTLFQYNCDDKELAQKLGDIYIEQSPLKTKLYPNTLETLATLSLNYKQYILTNGFKEVQYIKVKQCNLEQYFERVFTSEEAGRMKPSEIFFHYVLSELKVDPKSCLMIGDDAKADIEGAKNCSIDQVYFNPQNVKTDCKPNYEISDIKELLEIL
- a CDS encoding MCE family protein — translated: MAFKISNEVKVGVLVLLTIGIAIWGFQFLKGKNLFENRSTYYVIYDRVDGMDESSPVLINGLKVGLVTEINFLHDSLNRIIVKMLVDEGYKIPDSSIAEIYSADLMGSKAIRLNLTRNKKYYKSGDTLMSKIEQDLKAQVSAQMMPLKTKAEELMLSIDSVMSVVQNIFNENTRDNLSKTFASIKETIRNLERTSISLDTLMQNEKYVLARIFANIESITSNLKNNNEKIALILENFSSISDSLKKADIKQTIVTANSALNHANNILGKINRGEGSFGLLINNDTLYRNLENASRNLDRLMQDLRENPKRYLHFSLFDFGKTTIVDENGNKIKKRDRNNSSNSGGTTSDNSVIYKIQIRSANKQISPNSKEFKGEKNVEEIIVNGRYKYTLGRYNTLDEALKDQANITSKFPDAFVVAYQGNQQVPVQDARK
- a CDS encoding SH3 domain-containing protein, whose translation is MIKHVLLILALFIGCLGNAQTLTQINKQLDSLNGLRKNIQIKIKDLQDQLHDVKVKIDGLEAKKAAMPGFNTNVQEDFIVAKVMSGGAILRDAPSSTGKTIVSIPGNETINVFRSQQNLYFKVSYKGQTGYLSYSTIEQNQQIDDFLAGKETVKQNTSTTTIIRTVNESDPRFQKLLKLYGKEKAIKIVNGELWQGMSYGMVLESIGKPNSKNSSNTNDGVKEQWIYSDYNLEFINGELKNWTKK
- a CDS encoding N-acetylmuramoyl-L-alanine amidase, with the translated sequence MQALGHLNLIYRTTATCAGLLILLIFINFQSFGQNDENKFRIKTVVIDAGHGGKDPGAVCNNGKEKDITLAIALKLGNYIQTNFKDVKVVYTRKTDVFIELFKRAQIANTNKADIFICIHVNSSKKTDPFGTETYVMGLHKTQGNLDVAMTENSVITKEDNYQNQYEGFDPHSPEAFIIFSLYQNAHLDQSLNLASKIQEQFTKRVGRSDRGVKQAGFLVLWKTSMPSILTEVGFLSNADEAKYLLNDTNQNLMASAIYRAFKAYKNEMEGNLKSETGDDVQIKEVIDTTKTNINTTNNNSFQQSAENLINQAANDTLFFRVQIISSVKRLDNKTEKFKGLIGVEEINIDGCYKYTYGKSTTFEEISKIQKDIKSQYPDAFVIALKGGKKIPVNEAIKQTKN
- a CDS encoding PAS domain-containing protein, which encodes MQEKKNQEELEIENKKLKVEIERLRQYVSLPSYERRAILEVYKRFASNSLSPITLSDDNENILYANPAFCKLLDYPMDEMVSKNLRQFTNRVEFSTYQVNTYLRKKGIAGLYESILIKKDESEINVQLSASPVFNDENVLICIMTIYTDLTRFCKNNELPIQKSENL